A stretch of Plutella xylostella chromosome 10, ilPluXylo3.1, whole genome shotgun sequence DNA encodes these proteins:
- the LOC105385643 gene encoding fatty acid-binding protein, protein MPSIPGKYQHFKNEDIDDYFSAVGVPYLARKMMSMSSPLMEISLDGDKMTIKSTSMMRTIESTFTLGEEYDEKMPDTTLKSKTVIIGDDELLTESLIPDSEYKTKRHYKFTDEGVVVTLSHDKAARPAKRHYKRVN, encoded by the exons ATGCCTTCGATTCCGGGGAAATATCAGCACTTTAAAAACGAAGATATTGATGATTATTTCTCTGCGGTTG GTGTTCCATATCTAGCCCGCAAGATGATGAGTATGTCATCCCCATTGATGGAAATTTCATTGGATGGAGATAAAATGACTATTAAAAGCACATCCATGATGAGGACAATAGAATCCACTTTTACACTTGGCGAGGAATATGATGAAAAAATGCCGGACACAACTCTCAAA AGCAAAACAGTAATTATTGGAGATGATGAATTATTAACAGAGTCATTGATCCCTGATTCAGAATATAAGACTAAACGCCATTACAAGTTTACTGATGAAGGAGTGGTTGTG ACATTAAGCCATGATAAAGCTGCAAGACCAGCCAAAAGGCACTACAAAAGGGTAAACTGA